The genomic window CTATTAtcattcttttcaattttcttcagTATTTGTGAATAGCTACTTGTTTTTAGTATAAAACGAGATTATGAATGGTCTAAGTTGTGTATTATTATGTGGTATTGCCAAACATCTATTCCAGTTCTGAATTCTTAAAAATTATCTGTATATAAAAGATGTTTTTATTCATTGGAGTTTTTTCTTTAGTTATTAAGATATAAAAAAGCTTATTTAATATGAAACTTAGAAACCTAAGATATTAAAATACCTGTAAACTGTGCACAATGGATCATCTTTTGCGTTGCCTTCCTTTTCCTGTACAGATTAGATAAATGATTAGGACAAGAGACATTATATTAACTAACCCCAGCCCCATGAAACACCATCCAACACCCATTTGATCACATAAAGTAATAATTATAGCTGAACTAATCGCCGCACCGACGTTTCTGAAGAAACTACTGAGGGCAATCGTAGCAGCTGCTTTGTTAGTCATCAATTCAGTTAAGTATGTCATAGTTGTATTACTACACCATGTCATCCCAAAAGCCATCAACCCGGAAAACATCAAAATCAACGccaaatgataatgaaatgagATCGAGAAACCAAATCCAATACAACCTGCAGTATTCATTAGTATTCCAAATATATGTAATACTAGTCTATATTCTAAAGGGAATGTTTCAGCTTCGTGTCTCTTTAACCACCTGGAACGTAAGTAATCAGAAAGGTGACCACCTACTTGTGATCCAACCAACATTGAGATCCCTGGGCAAACATAACAAGCACCAATCTTCAAGGGAGATAAGTGATAATCTCTTGCTAAATAATGGGCAAATGACACACTGAAGGCATAATAATtggtaaataataaagatgtaCTAACGGACGCAATCAAGACAGGAGGGCATTTAATTAATTGCCAATATGTCTTTAGCCCCGTTTTTGGTGGTTTAGGATACCTTGTTTTAAATTCATCGCTTGTGCTTCGAGGTTTTTGTAAACCAATGTCACTGAAGAAGGGCCAGCTGGGTCTCCTGGTGGTTGGTTGTTCTGAGACTAACTCGATATCTTCCACTTTTTCAGTGGTGACAGCTAAGTATTCTGTCTTTCTCCATCGTGGGTCGTAATTTCCTACAATGCACCTTAAAGTCTCCGgcaaaaatataataattgcGAAGAGCCCAATTCCAGACATTATTGCAGTAAATCCGAACAACCATCTCCAGTAATCACCCttcattaaaattaaacCGGCAATGATAGGCGCAATGACTGGACCAATGTTGGGGCCCATCATAAAGTAAGCAATGGCTTTCCCTCTATGTTTTGGTGGTGTGATATCTGTTACAGTACCAGCTCCCAGTGTAATAACCGAACTGGATCCAAATGCTTGGACCACTCTCATTGCAAACAAGGCACCAATGTGAGAAGGTACAGCGGCTAAAATGACGTTAGCTGCAATCATAATACTAATTGATATGATGTAGagtatttttcttcctccAAAGTCTGCAAAGAGACCCCAGAATAATGGACCTACAGAAAAAACAGCCATAAATACAGAAACCGTTGCATTGATCGTAGTACTGTTGactttaaattcattttgtAGTAATGGAAGTGCTGGAATGTAAATGTTACCGGACATGGGTCCAAGAAAccctatatatataacaatggcgaatattaaaaatatttggcCCCTAGTGAAACAGGTATATGGAACGATTTCCACTTGTTCGTTCTGAACTTCGATCTTTTCTTTCGTTTCTTCGCTCGAGCTCATAATGgtttttcttattaataTCTATATATCCAAGCTTTGAATCCttgtaatatataattcCTCATGTATTATATAGaagtttcttcaaatatgGAACTACatgttttttatatatttttatattctttatttgataatgaaaaaaataataatgagtCCATGACTCTATTAGGGTTATTAGCCGTAGCGAAAGTGGcacattttttttaagtTAACTTTCATTTTCGGAGTTTTTTCAGCCGCatcaaaatgataataatctaAAAGATGTCCGGATGGCGAggatttgaaagaaagtGGTTGGGTTAAGGAAGAGGTGTTTTCTCATTCAAGACCAAAAATAGTCACAGGAATATATCACTGCTTTGTAGGCAATATTTTAAGCCTTCGATTTCAAAAACATTTGAAGTTGATAACTAGAATTTCATATAGTACTTTGTATTACGCACCTATGTAGATTATAAAGCTCTCATAAAAGACTTCTTTATGGATCGATAGTGGCCctaaaatatatcattcaCCGTTTAGGTAGTATGGCTCGCCtttaaaatgaaaaataaaacaagtAGAAGCGATTACTCCTTTCAACACTTTTTGATATGTAAAGGATTCGtaaatgatatttattgaataaggataataataataatatacagtTTTAATGTTGCAATTGCCTTAACATTTGGAGAGTACGTAGTATATACGTTTGCCAACTAACGGAAATCAGTCTTACCAACACCACGCTTACCACTAAACAAGTGCTTCAACAAAGATACACTTTCATGTCTATCAGATTCACCTTGTCTAGCCATTCTATTTCTTTCCCTTCTTTGTAGTTTTTGTATTCTATCCGCCTTAGATCTCATTGAACCGTCAGCAACACCGTCAAGTAATCTATCAGATTGTCTTAACTTAGTACCGTTAGCATTAATAGAAGCAGCACCTTCTTGGTCACCGAAAACAACATCAGCACCAGATTCAACATATCTATTTTTACGAGCGGCCATACTTTGCTTATCTTGTAATGATGTCATATCATGACCCAGTGTAGCCATATGTTCTTCCATCTTACCGAAGGACTTCGATAGTTTAGAACGTGGCATAATAGCCTTATTCTTAAGAGATTTTCTGTTTCTTGCCTCAGCAATCATAGTCTTTTGTCTGTTTCTAATCCAATTGGCCTTAGATTTGATATCATCAACTTCATCTGCTTCGAAACCTTCaaaagtttcttcttcatcgtcgGAATTATAGAAACCCTCTGCTTCtaatctttcttcttcctcctctAAAGCTTGTAATTTAGCAGCGATTTCTGGGTCCAAGAAATCGTAGACATTCTTACCATCCAAAATTTCAGGCATAACGTCATTTTTCCATTCATCATCCTCAAGTAGATATTTATCTTTTAAgttaatattgaaaacaCCAGCACCACCGTTTTCAGCTTCAATTTCTCTGGCCAATTTTCTTCTGTTTGGATCTTCTGGAtcatatcttttattattctttacAGAATCTGGAATGAATGGAGTTCTTTGAATATCATCTCTAGCTTGGGGTTGAGCAACATGAATCTTGTTCAAAACGTTATTAATTCTAGCTTgagatttcaatttattttcaattcttgaagCTAACAATTTTTCACAAGCTTTATTTCTAACTTCCATTACGTTTTCTTCCAAATGACAAGATGAAGTCATAACTTCGACACCTGGAGTTTCATAAATAGATTTCAACAAAGTAGCACGTTCTTCATCTAAATCTTCTGGACGAATAATATCAGTTTTGTTAATAACAACCATAACGGACTTGTTAGCGAATAATGGCTTGATAGAATGGAATAATTTAACTTGAGCTTCAATAGTGAAACCACATTGTTCTGAAATATCCATGAAATATAAGACACAAGAACGTAAATGAGCAATAGCGTAAATAGATTGCATTTCAATGTTATTCATTTCTTCAGTTGGTCTATCCAAGATACCAGGAGTATCAATAGCTTGGAAccttaaatatttataatcGAAATGACCCACATATAAAGATTTGGTAGTGAAAGCGTATGGTTGAACTTCCACATCTGCCTTAGTGATACATCTTAAGAAAGAGGATTTACCAACATTTGGATAACCACAAATTAAAAGGGTTCTGGTGTTTGGATCGATGGATGGTAATCTACCAATATGTTGACGGACTTGTTC from Naumovozyma dairenensis CBS 421 chromosome 3, complete genome includes these protein-coding regions:
- the DTR1 gene encoding Dtr1p (similar to Saccharomyces cerevisiae DTR1 (YBR180W); ancestral locus Anc_8.570), giving the protein MSSSEETKEKIEVQNEQVEIVPYTCFTRGQIFLIFAIVIYIGFLGPMSGNIYIPALPLLQNEFKVNSTTINATVSVFMAVFSVGPLFWGLFADFGGRKILYIISISIMIAANVILAAVPSHIGALFAMRVVQAFGSSSVITLGAGTVTDITPPKHRGKAIAYFMMGPNIGPVIAPIIAGLILMKGDYWRWLFGFTAIMSGIGLFAIIIFLPETLRCIVGNYDPRWRKTEYLAVTTEKVEDIELVSEQPTTRRPSWPFFSDIGLQKPRSTSDEFKTRYPKPPKTGLKTYWQLIKCPPVLIASVSTSLLFTNYYAFSVSFAHYLARDYHLSPLKIGACYVCPGISMLVGSQVGGHLSDYLRSRWLKRHEAETFPLEYRLVLHIFGILMNTAGCIGFGFSISFHYHLALILMFSGLMAFGMTWCSNTTMTYLTELMTNKAAATIALSSFFRNVGAAISSAIIITLCDQMGVGWCFMGLGLVNIMSLVLIIYLICTGKGRQRKR
- the NOG1 gene encoding putative GTPase NOG1 (similar to Saccharomyces cerevisiae NOG1 (YPL093W); ancestral locus Anc_8.571), which produces MQLSWKDIPTVAPANDLLDIVLNRTQRKTPTVIRPGFKITRIRAFYMRKVKFTGEGFVEKFDDIIKGFPNINDVHPFHRDLMDTLYEKNHYKISLAAVSRAKSLVEQVARDYIRLLKFGQSLFQCKQLKRAALGRMATIVKKLKDPLAYLEQVRQHIGRLPSIDPNTRTLLICGYPNVGKSSFLRCITKADVEVQPYAFTTKSLYVGHFDYKYLRFQAIDTPGILDRPTEEMNNIEMQSIYAIAHLRSCVLYFMDISEQCGFTIEAQVKLFHSIKPLFANKSVMVVINKTDIIRPEDLDEERATLLKSIYETPGVEVMTSSCHLEENVMEVRNKACEKLLASRIENKLKSQARINNVLNKIHVAQPQARDDIQRTPFIPDSVKNNKRYDPEDPNRRKLAREIEAENGGAGVFNINLKDKYLLEDDEWKNDVMPEILDGKNVYDFLDPEIAAKLQALEEEEERLEAEGFYNSDDEEETFEGFEADEVDDIKSKANWIRNRQKTMIAEARNRKSLKNKAIMPRSKLSKSFGKMEEHMATLGHDMTSLQDKQSMAARKNRYVESGADVVFGDQEGAASINANGTKLRQSDRLLDGVADGSMRSKADRIQKLQRRERNRMARQGESDRHESVSLLKHLFSGKRGVGKTDFR